A window from Bosea sp. ANAM02 encodes these proteins:
- a CDS encoding SufE family protein: protein MTTSLDDIVANFDLLDEWDDRYRYLIELGKSLEPLPEEDHTDANKVRGCASQVWLAAHREGGSGPQTRLHFVGDSDAHIVRGLVALALAIFSGRQASEILATDAFAIYERLGLAAHLTPQRSNGVRAMIDRIKRDAQAAAAA, encoded by the coding sequence ATGACGACAAGCCTCGACGACATCGTCGCGAATTTCGACCTGCTCGACGAGTGGGACGATCGCTATCGCTACCTCATCGAACTCGGCAAGAGCCTCGAGCCCCTGCCGGAAGAAGACCATACCGACGCCAACAAGGTGCGCGGCTGCGCGAGCCAGGTCTGGCTCGCCGCCCATCGCGAAGGCGGCAGCGGGCCGCAGACCCGGCTTCATTTCGTCGGCGACAGCGATGCCCATATCGTGCGCGGTCTGGTCGCACTGGCGCTGGCGATCTTCTCCGGGCGGCAAGCTTCGGAGATCCTCGCGACCGACGCCTTCGCCATCTATGAGCGGCTCGGGCTCGCCGCCCATCTCACGCCGCAGCGCTCGAACGGCGTGCGCGCCATGATCGACCGGATCAAGCGCGACGCGCAGGCTGCGGCCGCCGCCTGA
- a CDS encoding DUF1491 family protein, with the protein MARLTSDFWVSAYLRQAGLEGLVAVLRRRGAREAGAIFVKLDRLDGTAALYGPAPQALAEDDGERRFQLLLDADPLAVEDRVERELRFDGDLWLVEIENRAGDPRLPLVES; encoded by the coding sequence ATGGCGCGTCTGACCAGCGATTTCTGGGTTTCGGCTTATCTGCGGCAAGCGGGGCTTGAGGGTCTCGTCGCCGTGCTGCGTCGCCGTGGCGCCCGCGAGGCGGGCGCCATCTTCGTCAAGCTCGACCGTCTGGACGGCACCGCCGCGCTCTACGGCCCGGCGCCGCAGGCCCTGGCCGAGGATGACGGTGAACGCCGCTTCCAGCTCCTGCTCGATGCCGATCCGCTCGCGGTCGAGGACCGCGTCGAGCGCGAATTGCGCTTCGACGGGGATCTCTGGCTGGTCGAGATCGAGAACCGGGCCGGCGATCCGAGGCTGCCGCTCGTCGAGAGCTGA
- a CDS encoding helix-turn-helix domain-containing protein, giving the protein MNITSDQSQTALRATAGARLAEVAIAAAIRIPLAGLRAASRGRKSIALARQTAMYLAHVAFGLSLTRVGICFGRDRTTVRHACALIEDRRDDPALEFGLAALEAALLAAMARLAEQPAEARQ; this is encoded by the coding sequence ATGAACATAACGAGCGACCAATCGCAAACCGCCCTGCGGGCGACCGCCGGGGCGCGGCTGGCGGAAGTGGCGATCGCCGCCGCGATCCGGATTCCCCTGGCCGGTCTGCGGGCTGCGAGCCGGGGCCGGAAATCGATCGCGCTGGCCCGCCAGACGGCGATGTATCTGGCTCACGTTGCCTTCGGGCTCAGCCTCACCCGCGTCGGCATCTGTTTCGGCCGCGACCGCACCACCGTCCGCCATGCCTGCGCCCTGATCGAAGACCGCCGCGACGATCCCGCGCTCGAATTCGGTCTCGCCGCGCTGGAAGCCGCGCTTCTGGCCGCGATGGCGCGACTGGCCGAACAGCCGGCGGAGGCCCGCCAATGA
- a CDS encoding DUF1214 domain-containing protein — MFLQAISGLNRKDNVRILDLAYILALGAGLGLGSAHWAVAGRPAIGRVEVGAWTAWPRSGSREVDPYMRAYLARGVHLPFGSGEGLELIAGRDDQGQALDGRCRYELSGATPTTRGWTIGITDGDGLPFRLPLQRTSFTDSEIVRPEDGGLAIIASAAPEAGNWLPLPASGRFQIRLRLYDTPISSQTGETRTSNLPRIARVDCR; from the coding sequence GTGTTTCTGCAGGCAATCAGCGGTCTCAACCGGAAGGATAACGTGCGGATTCTCGACCTCGCCTATATTCTCGCACTCGGTGCCGGGCTCGGCCTCGGTTCCGCCCATTGGGCGGTGGCCGGACGCCCGGCGATCGGCCGGGTCGAGGTCGGCGCCTGGACGGCCTGGCCGCGCAGCGGCAGCCGCGAGGTCGATCCCTATATGCGGGCCTATCTCGCTCGCGGCGTCCATCTGCCGTTCGGCTCCGGCGAGGGGCTTGAGCTGATCGCCGGGCGCGACGACCAGGGGCAGGCACTGGACGGACGCTGTCGCTACGAGCTATCCGGCGCGACGCCGACGACACGCGGCTGGACCATCGGCATCACCGATGGCGACGGGCTGCCCTTCCGTCTGCCGCTGCAGCGCACGAGCTTCACCGATTCGGAGATCGTTCGTCCTGAGGATGGCGGCCTCGCCATCATCGCCTCGGCGGCGCCGGAGGCCGGCAACTGGCTGCCCTTGCCGGCAAGCGGGCGCTTCCAGATCCGCCTGCGGCTCTACGATACGCCGATCTCCAGCCAGACCGGGGAGACGCGGACCTCCAACCTGCCGCGCATCGCGCGCGTCGATTGCCGATGA
- a CDS encoding YcgN family cysteine cluster protein translates to MTRTPPKMQPFWLTTPLEAMTTEQWESLCDGCGRCCLVKLEDEDTGRIFATDVGCRLFEAGTCRCRDYPNRSLKVPDCVTLTPEEVRTLPWLPPTCGYRLVAEGKDLPWWHPLVSGDPETVVAAGVSVRGRVFANEDELPEDEVAERIVNWPLRWPRAARGKGA, encoded by the coding sequence ATGACGCGGACCCCGCCGAAAATGCAGCCCTTCTGGCTGACGACGCCGCTGGAGGCGATGACCACCGAGCAGTGGGAATCGCTCTGCGATGGCTGCGGTCGCTGCTGCCTCGTCAAGCTCGAGGACGAGGATACCGGGCGCATCTTCGCGACCGATGTCGGCTGCCGCCTGTTCGAGGCCGGCACCTGCCGCTGCCGGGACTATCCGAACCGTTCGCTGAAGGTGCCGGACTGCGTGACGCTGACGCCCGAGGAGGTCCGCACGCTGCCCTGGCTGCCGCCGACCTGCGGCTATCGCCTCGTCGCCGAAGGCAAGGACCTGCCCTGGTGGCATCCGCTGGTCTCGGGTGATCCCGAGACGGTGGTTGCAGCCGGCGTCTCCGTGCGCGGCCGCGTCTTCGCCAACGAAGACGAGCTTCCGGAGGACGAAGTCGCCGAGCGCATCGTCAACTGGCCGCTGCGCTGGCCCCGGGCTGCACGCGGGAAGGGAGCCTGA
- a CDS encoding PAS domain-containing sensor histidine kinase: protein MAITALRTQAAALVHASVQSEPAERQRHERFVLSRLLVGGGMLGLAPAYLAWRGAPGAFEAAMIVAAALAVLSVALVSRTGRLDAAHALSSAALSLFIVALAGATGGLSSPLLLWLAVVPVEAALFGARGFMLRAGWIAVGALFAATGLHRLGLFAETAPWTGEAMPLLAISALAQALVVTAVLLRRRHAEEREHRISDARSQLLLDHVGDLVTWHDAGGAVVFANAAARTLAGADPRELLGRGLFERVHIADRPLFLKALSDAAHGQEGVTACFRTLFVPRDGTGESRLPVSLWLEMQACRVAGAAAADGAAVVCVMRDVTERRAAEETRERGHAEALRANDVKGQFLATVSHELRTPLNAIIGFSEMLSTGDNGWLDAEKRLEYARIIHASGHHLLDVVNTLLDISKIESGAMAIERESLDLAVLAQDCCTLMALRAETGGIALERVVGPALPAMDGDRRALKQVVLNLLSNAIKFTPAGGRVTLAVVRDGDTIDLSVSDTGIGIAAADLPKLGDPFFQARGAYDRTHEGTGLGLSVVRGLVGLHGGRLTIESAPGVGTRVSVRLPVGGADSVEQPARIVTFARAPRRGIDTKEPLRLTA, encoded by the coding sequence ATGGCGATCACAGCATTGAGGACACAGGCGGCGGCACTGGTGCATGCATCGGTGCAGTCGGAGCCGGCGGAACGGCAGCGTCACGAACGTTTCGTGCTGTCGCGCCTGCTCGTCGGCGGCGGCATGCTCGGCCTCGCCCCTGCCTATCTGGCCTGGCGCGGCGCGCCCGGCGCCTTCGAAGCTGCCATGATCGTGGCCGCCGCGCTCGCGGTGCTCTCGGTCGCGCTGGTGTCGCGCACCGGCCGCCTCGATGCGGCGCATGCGCTCTCCTCCGCCGCTCTCTCGCTCTTTATCGTGGCGCTCGCCGGCGCGACCGGAGGCCTGTCCTCGCCACTGCTGCTCTGGCTGGCCGTCGTGCCGGTCGAGGCGGCGCTCTTCGGCGCGCGCGGCTTCATGCTTCGGGCCGGCTGGATCGCGGTCGGCGCGCTGTTCGCCGCTACGGGTCTGCACCGGCTCGGCCTCTTTGCCGAAACCGCGCCATGGACCGGCGAGGCCATGCCGCTTCTGGCGATCTCCGCCCTTGCCCAGGCTCTGGTCGTGACGGCCGTCCTGCTGCGCCGGCGCCATGCCGAGGAGCGCGAGCACCGCATTTCCGACGCACGCTCGCAGCTCCTGCTCGATCATGTCGGCGATCTCGTCACCTGGCACGATGCCGGCGGCGCCGTCGTCTTCGCCAATGCCGCGGCGCGCACGCTGGCCGGCGCCGATCCGCGCGAACTGCTCGGGCGCGGCCTGTTCGAGCGTGTCCATATCGCCGACAGGCCGCTCTTCCTGAAGGCGCTGAGCGATGCCGCTCACGGCCAGGAGGGCGTGACCGCCTGTTTCCGCACGCTTTTCGTGCCGCGCGACGGCACCGGCGAGAGCCGCCTGCCGGTCTCGCTCTGGCTGGAGATGCAGGCCTGCCGCGTTGCCGGCGCTGCCGCTGCGGATGGCGCGGCCGTCGTCTGCGTGATGCGCGACGTCACCGAGCGCCGCGCCGCCGAGGAAACCCGCGAGCGGGGCCATGCCGAGGCATTGCGCGCCAATGACGTCAAGGGCCAGTTCCTCGCGACGGTGAGCCACGAGCTGCGCACGCCGCTCAACGCGATCATCGGCTTCTCCGAGATGCTGAGCACCGGGGACAATGGCTGGCTCGATGCGGAAAAGCGCCTCGAATACGCCCGCATCATCCATGCCTCCGGCCATCACCTGCTCGATGTCGTGAATACGCTGCTCGACATTTCGAAGATCGAAAGCGGCGCGATGGCCATCGAGCGCGAATCGCTTGATCTCGCCGTGCTGGCGCAGGATTGCTGCACGCTGATGGCCCTGCGCGCCGAGACCGGCGGCATCGCGCTGGAACGTGTCGTCGGCCCGGCCCTGCCGGCGATGGACGGCGACCGGCGCGCGCTGAAGCAGGTCGTGCTCAACCTGCTCTCGAATGCGATCAAGTTCACGCCGGCCGGCGGGCGGGTGACGCTCGCCGTCGTGCGCGACGGCGACACGATCGACCTCTCCGTCTCCGATACCGGCATCGGCATCGCCGCCGCCGACCTGCCCAAGCTGGGCGATCCCTTCTTCCAGGCCAGGGGCGCCTATGATCGGACCCATGAGGGCACCGGTCTCGGCTTGTCCGTCGTGCGCGGCCTCGTCGGCCTGCATGGCGGCCGCCTGACGATCGAGAGCGCGCCGGGCGTCGGCACCCGCGTCTCGGTCCGCCTGCCGGTCGGCGGCGCCGACAGCGTCGAGCAGCCCGCCAGGATCGTGACCTTCGCCAGGGCTCCGCGCCGGGGCATCGATACCAAAGAACCTCTCCGCCTGACCGCCTGA
- a CDS encoding DUF6456 domain-containing protein translates to MTIEIASNEAGRLLKHLAGPGCYGLISPLGCGRIALFRTLNGTSLGAGYVSAETVRVLEAEGVVSWSKDMKPPRLGLTPSASGAPAVEAAQSVPKVPPAPAMDDRESPLLWLYRRPGRDGRPQISSEEFAAGERFRADITLAGMLPRVTMNWDAAFTPEQAAAGPRDVAGSSDTALAARQRVRLACDRLGPELSGLAIDICGFLKGLDLVEKERRWPPRSAKVVLRVALAALVTHYGLDRRGQKPGLRSWQAEGARPSEFPVSG, encoded by the coding sequence ATGACTATCGAGATCGCGAGCAACGAAGCCGGCCGCCTGCTGAAGCACCTCGCCGGGCCGGGATGCTATGGCCTGATTTCACCGTTGGGCTGCGGCCGCATCGCGCTGTTCCGGACACTGAACGGCACGAGCCTCGGCGCCGGCTACGTCTCGGCGGAGACGGTCCGGGTTCTGGAGGCGGAAGGCGTCGTCTCCTGGTCGAAGGACATGAAGCCGCCCCGGCTCGGGCTCACGCCATCCGCGTCGGGGGCTCCGGCGGTGGAGGCCGCGCAATCCGTGCCGAAAGTGCCGCCAGCCCCCGCCATGGACGACCGCGAGAGTCCGCTGCTCTGGCTGTATCGCCGCCCCGGCAGGGATGGCAGGCCGCAGATCAGTAGCGAGGAGTTTGCGGCGGGCGAGCGTTTCCGGGCCGATATCACGCTGGCCGGGATGCTGCCACGCGTGACGATGAATTGGGACGCTGCTTTCACGCCGGAGCAGGCGGCCGCCGGCCCGCGTGATGTCGCCGGCTCGTCCGACACCGCGCTCGCGGCGCGCCAGCGTGTCAGACTCGCCTGCGACCGGCTAGGACCCGAGCTGTCAGGCCTGGCGATCGATATCTGCGGCTTCCTGAAGGGGCTCGATCTCGTCGAGAAGGAACGCCGCTGGCCGCCGCGCTCGGCCAAGGTCGTGCTGCGCGTCGCGCTCGCCGCTTTGGTGACGCATTACGGCCTGGACCGTCGCGGCCAAAAGCCCGGCTTGCGCAGTTGGCAGGCGGAAGGTGCCCGGCCAAGCGAATTCCCGGTGTCCGGTTGA
- a CDS encoding MucR family transcriptional regulator, with the protein MTDNEGSDFIELTADIVSAYVSNNSVPASDLPALISEVHSALSRVIGGAAPVVQVEAPKPAIPVKKSITADYLICLEDGKKFKSLKRHLRTQYNMSPEQYREKWGLPPDYPMVAPNYAEARSQLAKKMGLGQQRRKRR; encoded by the coding sequence ATGACGGATAACGAGGGGTCTGATTTCATTGAGCTGACGGCGGATATCGTTTCCGCTTACGTCTCCAACAATTCCGTGCCGGCCTCCGACCTGCCGGCCCTGATCAGCGAAGTACATTCGGCGCTGAGCCGCGTGATCGGCGGCGCAGCGCCGGTGGTGCAGGTCGAGGCTCCCAAGCCCGCCATTCCCGTGAAGAAGTCGATCACGGCCGATTACCTGATCTGCCTCGAGGACGGGAAGAAGTTCAAGTCGCTGAAGCGGCATCTGCGCACGCAGTACAACATGTCGCCGGAACAGTATCGCGAGAAGTGGGGCCTGCCGCCGGACTATCCGATGGTCGCGCCGAACTATGCCGAGGCGCGCTCGCAGCTCGCCAAGAAGATGGGCCTGGGCCAGCAGCGCCGCAAGCGCCGCTGA
- a CDS encoding PBP1A family penicillin-binding protein: MEFRKAGWRTRLKRFALAADSWLDAGLWGAGHRAGEIHERIRSAADRLTVSGGKRIAAEFASEGLNIGIVGAIILLMLALPAFRIGNEEALRNQVFAVTFLDRYGTPIGHRGARHDDSLKLEEMPDHLLKAVLATEDRRFYDHFGIDLIGTLRAVTVNARASGVVQGGSSLTQQLAKNLFLNNERSLDRKIKEAFLALWLETRLTKNEILKLYLDRAYMGGGTFGAAAAAEYYFGKSVRDVSLAEAAMLAGLFKAPTKYAPHVNLPAARARANDVLNAMVDAGFMTAGQVDSAKRNPATPIDRKRDSSPDYYLDWAFDAVKELASEGKLGADRVLTVKTPHDSAIQERADEAVESILRQHGPGYRVKQAATVVMDPDGAVRAIVGGRDYGASQFNRATAGLRQPGSSFKPFVYAAALSAGLYKPNTIVTDRPVCIGNWCPNNYGRSYAGSMPLTVALAKSINTIPVQMSIAMGRATGETHEARAAAIGRRKIVETAHAMGLTTPLTDTVSLPIGAGEVTVIDMAAGYSVLANGGRRAKPYAAIEIANSQGEVIYRHDRDEPEPKQVLSPQVAQDMNFMLSKVPTEGTARRAALDGVVTAGKTGTTNGYKDAWYVGYSGNLVGAVWFGNDNSAETANMTGGSLPAMTWKEIMQFAHQGLELKPIPGVPAADPKGATVAKAGSSATSAGALPGPGAGHMPRQSFEVLSAVGSMFKSVEPRRIASRPIQVGIREISGSEPRLR; encoded by the coding sequence ATGGAGTTCAGGAAGGCGGGCTGGAGGACGCGGCTGAAGCGCTTCGCGCTGGCTGCCGACTCGTGGCTGGATGCCGGCCTGTGGGGCGCTGGCCATCGCGCCGGCGAAATCCATGAACGCATCCGCAGCGCGGCCGACCGCCTGACCGTCAGCGGCGGCAAGCGCATCGCGGCCGAATTCGCCAGCGAAGGCCTGAATATCGGCATCGTCGGCGCCATCATCCTGCTGATGCTGGCCTTGCCCGCCTTCCGGATCGGCAACGAGGAGGCGCTCAGGAACCAGGTCTTCGCCGTCACCTTCCTCGACCGCTACGGCACGCCGATCGGCCATCGCGGCGCCCGGCACGACGATTCCCTGAAGCTGGAGGAGATGCCGGACCATCTGCTCAAGGCCGTGCTCGCCACCGAGGACCGCCGCTTCTACGACCATTTCGGCATCGATCTGATCGGCACCCTGCGGGCGGTGACGGTCAATGCTCGTGCCTCCGGCGTTGTCCAGGGCGGCTCGTCGCTGACCCAGCAACTCGCCAAGAACCTCTTCCTCAACAACGAGCGCTCGCTCGACCGCAAGATCAAGGAAGCCTTCCTCGCCCTGTGGCTTGAGACGCGGCTGACCAAGAACGAGATCCTCAAGCTCTATCTCGACCGTGCGTATATGGGCGGGGGCACCTTCGGCGCGGCGGCCGCGGCGGAGTATTATTTCGGCAAGTCGGTGCGGGACGTCTCGCTGGCCGAGGCGGCGATGCTCGCCGGCCTGTTCAAGGCGCCGACGAAATACGCCCCCCATGTCAACCTGCCCGCCGCACGTGCGCGGGCCAACGACGTGCTCAACGCCATGGTCGATGCCGGCTTCATGACGGCCGGCCAGGTCGACAGTGCCAAGCGCAATCCGGCGACGCCGATCGACCGCAAGCGCGATTCCAGCCCCGACTACTATCTCGACTGGGCCTTCGACGCGGTGAAGGAACTTGCGAGCGAGGGCAAGCTCGGTGCCGATCGCGTGCTGACGGTGAAGACGCCGCATGATTCCGCGATCCAGGAGCGCGCCGACGAAGCAGTGGAATCCATCCTGCGCCAGCACGGCCCCGGCTATCGCGTGAAGCAGGCGGCAACCGTCGTGATGGACCCCGACGGGGCCGTGCGCGCCATCGTCGGCGGCCGGGACTACGGCGCGAGCCAGTTCAACCGGGCAACGGCGGGCCTGCGCCAGCCCGGATCCTCGTTCAAGCCCTTCGTCTATGCCGCTGCGCTTTCGGCCGGGCTCTACAAGCCCAATACGATCGTCACCGACCGGCCGGTCTGCATCGGCAACTGGTGCCCGAACAATTACGGGCGCTCCTATGCCGGCTCGATGCCGCTGACGGTGGCGCTGGCGAAATCGATCAACACGATCCCCGTGCAGATGTCGATCGCCATGGGGCGCGCCACCGGCGAGACGCACGAGGCGCGCGCGGCCGCGATCGGACGCCGGAAGATCGTCGAGACTGCCCATGCCATGGGCCTGACCACGCCGCTGACCGATACCGTCTCGCTGCCGATCGGGGCCGGCGAGGTCACGGTGATCGACATGGCGGCCGGCTATTCGGTGCTCGCCAATGGCGGGCGCCGGGCAAAACCCTATGCCGCGATCGAGATCGCCAATTCGCAGGGCGAGGTGATCTATCGCCATGACCGCGACGAGCCGGAGCCGAAGCAGGTGCTGAGCCCGCAGGTGGCGCAGGACATGAACTTCATGCTGTCGAAGGTACCCACCGAGGGCACCGCGCGGCGCGCCGCGCTCGACGGCGTCGTCACGGCCGGCAAGACAGGCACCACCAACGGCTACAAGGACGCCTGGTATGTCGGCTATTCCGGCAATCTCGTCGGCGCCGTCTGGTTCGGCAACGACAATTCCGCCGAGACCGCGAACATGACGGGCGGCTCGCTGCCGGCGATGACATGGAAGGAGATCATGCAGTTCGCCCATCAGGGGCTGGAGCTGAAGCCGATCCCCGGCGTGCCCGCGGCTGATCCCAAGGGCGCGACGGTCGCCAAGGCCGGCAGCTCCGCGACGTCAGCCGGCGCCCTGCCCGGCCCCGGCGCCGGCCATATGCCGCGCCAGTCCTTCGAGGTGCTCTCGGCCGTCGGGTCGATGTTCAAATCCGTCGAGCCGCGGCGTATCGCGAGCCGCCCCATCCAGGTCGGCATCCGCGAGATCTCGGGCAGCGAACCGCGGCTGCGCTGA
- a CDS encoding DUF2336 domain-containing protein: MPASVSKELADLARLAREGGLDLSPISLRVKADLLLSTPYPSSADLAAFSEMAEALLPGIDEATALILARKLAGWPHTPAPVLAGLAAKGGAVLAELVRHGMPLPEGEIERLVETGDEAMRAALAARGDLTSQAVVMLASHADRALDLALIANRNAPMPRAAVDLLIPRARIEPAYRPGLLARPDLSNLELAPLFLHAGAERRLAIIESLMAREALHPSDRRPALSGPAFAGWLGLAAEDRDAAFAAIADHLGGGAALASAIAADGSRDLAALALTASGTTVEEATRFLIRLGDDAAHSVERIFALVALMRSVRPAIAFRLAMHIAGTAATTPQRRGQHQPAMDPSGTPSRAGQARPEAQPAMSEVLGKIGAKRERG; this comes from the coding sequence ATGCCCGCATCCGTTTCCAAGGAACTCGCCGATCTCGCACGCCTGGCGCGCGAGGGTGGGCTCGACCTCAGCCCGATCTCGCTGCGGGTGAAAGCGGACCTGCTGCTCTCGACGCCCTACCCCTCTTCGGCCGATCTCGCCGCATTCAGCGAGATGGCGGAGGCGCTGCTGCCCGGTATCGACGAAGCGACGGCGCTGATCCTGGCGCGCAAGCTCGCCGGCTGGCCGCATACGCCGGCCCCGGTCCTGGCCGGGCTCGCCGCCAAGGGCGGCGCCGTGCTCGCGGAACTGGTGCGCCATGGCATGCCGTTGCCGGAAGGCGAGATCGAGCGCCTCGTCGAAACCGGCGACGAGGCGATGCGCGCCGCCCTCGCAGCGCGCGGTGATCTCACTAGCCAGGCCGTCGTCATGCTGGCATCGCATGCGGATCGCGCGCTCGACCTCGCCCTGATCGCCAATCGCAATGCCCCGATGCCCCGCGCCGCCGTGGACCTGCTGATCCCGCGGGCGCGGATCGAACCGGCCTACCGGCCCGGCCTGCTCGCGCGCCCCGACCTGTCCAATCTCGAGCTCGCGCCGCTCTTCCTCCATGCCGGCGCCGAGCGGCGCCTCGCGATCATCGAATCACTGATGGCCCGCGAGGCGCTGCATCCCAGCGACAGGCGCCCTGCCCTGTCCGGCCCGGCCTTCGCCGGCTGGCTCGGTCTCGCGGCCGAGGATCGCGACGCCGCCTTTGCCGCCATCGCCGACCATCTCGGCGGCGGCGCGGCCCTCGCAAGTGCCATCGCTGCCGACGGGTCGAGGGATCTCGCAGCGCTCGCACTGACCGCGAGCGGCACCACGGTCGAGGAAGCGACGCGCTTCCTGATCCGGCTCGGCGACGACGCTGCCCATTCGGTCGAACGCATTTTCGCGCTGGTCGCGCTGATGCGCTCGGTCAGGCCCGCCATCGCCTTCCGGCTAGCCATGCATATCGCGGGTACGGCAGCGACCACTCCGCAGCGGCGCGGCCAGCACCAGCCCGCCATGGATCCGAGCGGCACGCCGTCGCGCGCCGGCCAGGCCCGGCCGGAAGCGCAGCCGGCCATGTCGGAGGTCCTCGGCAAGATCGGGGCGAAGCGCGAGCGCGGCTGA